In one window of Prevotella fusca JCM 17724 DNA:
- a CDS encoding DUF3467 domain-containing protein — protein sequence MDNNNQNQEGQQLQIDLSPEIAKGVYTNFQIISHSSSEFVLDFASLLPGVPKATVASRVIIAPEHALRLLAALQDNVVRYEKEFGKIDRHEPNQEPRTIAPFGNGNVDA from the coding sequence ATGGACAATAACAATCAGAATCAGGAGGGACAGCAGTTGCAGATTGATCTCTCACCAGAAATCGCTAAAGGTGTTTATACAAACTTCCAGATAATCTCTCATTCAAGCTCAGAGTTTGTGCTTGATTTCGCTTCACTTCTCCCAGGTGTTCCAAAGGCAACAGTGGCAAGCCGTGTTATCATTGCTCCAGAGCACGCACTGCGTCTTCTTGCTGCTTTACAGGATAACGTGGTACGTTATGAGAAGGAATTTGGCAAGATTGATCGTCATGAGCCAAATCAGGAACCACGCACCATTGCTCCTTTCGGAAATGGTAATGTTGATGCATAG
- the rpoC gene encoding DNA-directed RNA polymerase subunit beta', which yields MAFKKDNKVKSNFSKITIGLASPEEILENSFGEVTKPETINYRTYKPERDGLFCERIFGPTKDYECACGKYKRIRYKGIVCDRCGVEVTEKKVRRERAGHIELVVPVAHIWYFRSLPNKIGYLLGMPTKKLDAVIYYEKYVVIQPGVVEGMKNADTEEDLNGSHKFDLLSEDEYLDILDNKLPEGNERLDDSDPSKFIAKMGAEAIYDLLSGIDLDRLAGELRDRATTDSSQQRKTEALKRLQVVEGFRQSIGVNNPEWMIMKIVPVTPPELRPLVPLDGGRFATSDLNDLYRRVIIRNNRLKRLMEIKAPEVILRNEKRMLQEAVDSLFDNSRKSSAVKSESNRPLKSLSDSLKGKQGRFRQNLLGKRVDYSARSVIVVGPELKMGECGLPKLMAAELYKPFIIRKLIERGIVKTVKSAKKIVDRREPVIWDILENVMKGHPVMLNRAPTLHRLGIQAFQPKLIEGKAIQLHPLACTAFNADFDGDQMAVHLPLSNEAVLETQVLMLQSHNILNPANGAPITVPSQDMVLGLYYITKIRPGAKGEGLTFYGSEEAIIAYNEKKCDLHAQVKVVVDDLVDGKILKRMVETSVGRVIVNQIIPVEVGFFNGIISKKSLRGLIADVIKAVGMARACEFLDGIKNLGYRMAYVAGLSFNLDDIIVPVEKTDIVGKGQSEVDQVKANYEMGFITDKERYNQVIDAWTHVNNNLKQSVMKHMTEADQGFNAVYMMLDSGARGSADQIAQLAGMRGLMAKPQKAGAEGAQIIENPIISNFKEGMSVLEYFIASHGARKGLADTAMKTADAGYLTRRLVDVSHDVIINEEDCGSLRGLECRALKNGDETIATLYERILGRVSVHDVVNPTTGDIIVAAGEEITEAKAQAIENSPIEMVEIRSVLTCESKRGVCKKCYGRNLATARMVQMGEAVGVIAAQAIGEPGTQLTLRTFHAGGVAGNAAANATIVAKNDAKIEFDELRTVPFVDDDEKECQMVVSRLAEIRFIDPNTGIVLLTDNVPYGSALYFKSGDTVKKGDLICKWDPFNAVIVSEYAGVLRLHDVVEGVTYKAETDDATGLTERIIIDSRDKTKLPTVDVVKVGAKKGADGLYAPSDILGTYNLPVGGHLEQVLLDGAEIKTGMTFVKIPRSVGGAGDITGGLPRVTELFEARNPSNPAVVSEIDGEITMGKVKRGNREIIVTSKTGEQRKYLVSLSKQILVQEHDAVRAGTPLSDGITTPADILSIMGPTAVQEYIVNEVQDVYRLQGVKINDKHFEIIVRQMMRKVRIDDPGDTTFLEQELIDKLDFAEENDRIWGKKVVTDPGDSENCYKGQILSVRKLRDENSSLKRRDLKLVQVRDAVQATATQILQGITRAALGTKSFMSAASFQETTKVLNEAALRGKSDNLEGMKENVICGHLIPAGTGLRQWQKLVVGSQEEHERMEANRKNVLDYANQEVAEATQE from the coding sequence ATGGCTTTTAAGAAAGATAATAAAGTAAAGAGTAATTTCAGCAAGATTACTATCGGACTGGCTTCACCTGAGGAAATCCTTGAGAACTCCTTTGGTGAGGTAACCAAGCCAGAGACCATCAACTACCGTACCTATAAACCAGAGCGTGACGGTTTGTTCTGTGAGCGCATCTTTGGTCCTACAAAGGACTATGAGTGTGCCTGCGGTAAGTACAAGCGTATTCGCTACAAGGGAATTGTCTGCGACCGTTGTGGTGTTGAGGTGACAGAGAAGAAAGTACGACGCGAGCGTGCCGGTCATATCGAACTGGTTGTCCCTGTTGCTCATATCTGGTATTTCCGTAGCCTTCCTAACAAAATCGGATACCTTCTCGGTATGCCAACCAAGAAGCTCGATGCTGTTATTTACTACGAGAAGTATGTTGTCATCCAGCCGGGTGTCGTAGAGGGTATGAAGAATGCCGATACTGAGGAAGATTTGAATGGCTCTCATAAGTTCGATCTTCTCTCTGAGGATGAGTATCTTGATATCCTTGACAATAAGCTGCCCGAAGGAAATGAGCGTCTGGATGATTCTGACCCGAGCAAGTTTATTGCCAAGATGGGTGCAGAGGCTATCTATGACCTCCTTTCTGGTATCGACCTTGACCGTCTGGCTGGTGAATTGCGTGACCGTGCAACAACTGACTCAAGTCAGCAGCGTAAGACAGAGGCTTTGAAGCGTCTGCAGGTTGTTGAAGGTTTCCGCCAGTCGATTGGTGTGAACAATCCGGAGTGGATGATCATGAAGATCGTTCCTGTTACTCCACCAGAGCTTCGTCCGTTGGTGCCATTGGATGGTGGTCGTTTTGCAACATCCGACCTTAACGACCTTTATCGTCGTGTCATCATTCGTAACAATCGTTTGAAGCGACTCATGGAAATCAAGGCTCCTGAGGTTATTCTCCGTAATGAGAAGCGTATGCTCCAGGAAGCTGTTGATTCTCTCTTCGACAACAGCCGTAAGTCTTCAGCTGTGAAGAGCGAGAGCAACCGCCCGTTGAAGTCACTCTCTGACTCTTTGAAGGGTAAGCAGGGACGTTTCCGTCAGAACCTCCTCGGTAAACGTGTAGACTATTCTGCACGTTCAGTTATCGTCGTTGGTCCGGAGTTGAAGATGGGTGAGTGTGGTCTGCCTAAGTTGATGGCAGCCGAGCTTTATAAGCCGTTCATTATCCGTAAGCTCATTGAGCGCGGTATCGTGAAGACCGTAAAGAGTGCCAAGAAAATTGTTGACCGCCGTGAGCCGGTTATCTGGGATATTCTTGAGAACGTAATGAAGGGTCATCCGGTAATGTTGAACCGTGCCCCTACACTTCACCGTCTTGGTATTCAGGCATTCCAGCCTAAGCTGATAGAGGGTAAGGCTATCCAGTTGCATCCATTGGCATGTACAGCGTTCAACGCCGACTTCGATGGTGATCAGATGGCTGTCCATCTCCCATTGAGCAATGAAGCTGTGTTGGAGACACAGGTTCTGATGCTCCAGAGCCATAACATTCTCAACCCTGCTAATGGTGCGCCTATCACCGTTCCGTCACAGGATATGGTGCTTGGTCTCTACTATATCACAAAGATCCGTCCAGGTGCAAAGGGCGAAGGTCTCACTTTCTACGGTTCAGAGGAAGCAATTATTGCTTACAATGAGAAGAAGTGTGACCTCCATGCACAGGTAAAGGTTGTCGTTGACGACCTCGTTGATGGCAAGATTCTGAAGCGTATGGTTGAGACTTCAGTTGGTCGTGTCATCGTGAACCAGATCATTCCTGTTGAGGTTGGTTTCTTCAATGGTATTATCTCAAAGAAGTCTCTTCGTGGTCTTATTGCTGATGTTATCAAGGCTGTCGGTATGGCACGTGCATGTGAATTCCTTGATGGTATCAAGAACCTCGGTTATCGCATGGCTTATGTTGCTGGTCTTTCTTTCAACCTCGATGACATCATCGTTCCTGTTGAGAAGACAGATATCGTAGGTAAGGGTCAGAGTGAGGTTGATCAGGTGAAGGCTAACTATGAAATGGGTTTCATCACTGACAAGGAGCGTTACAATCAGGTTATTGATGCGTGGACACACGTAAACAACAACCTTAAGCAGAGTGTGATGAAGCACATGACAGAGGCTGATCAGGGATTTAATGCTGTATATATGATGCTTGACTCTGGTGCCCGTGGTTCTGCTGACCAGATTGCACAGCTTGCTGGTATGCGTGGTCTGATGGCTAAGCCACAGAAGGCTGGTGCTGAAGGAGCTCAGATTATTGAAAACCCGATTATCTCTAACTTCAAGGAGGGTATGTCGGTGCTGGAGTACTTTATTGCTTCTCACGGTGCCCGTAAGGGTCTTGCTGATACGGCTATGAAGACTGCCGATGCCGGATACCTGACACGTCGTCTTGTTGACGTTTCTCACGATGTTATCATCAATGAGGAAGACTGTGGTTCACTCCGTGGTCTTGAGTGTCGTGCCTTGAAGAATGGTGATGAGACGATTGCAACTCTGTACGAGCGTATTTTAGGTCGTGTGTCTGTACACGACGTTGTTAATCCAACAACAGGTGACATTATCGTTGCTGCAGGTGAGGAAATCACCGAGGCAAAGGCACAGGCTATTGAGAATTCGCCAATCGAGATGGTTGAGATTCGCTCCGTACTCACTTGTGAGAGCAAGAGGGGTGTTTGTAAGAAGTGTTATGGACGTAACCTTGCTACGGCACGCATGGTACAGATGGGTGAGGCTGTCGGTGTCATTGCTGCACAGGCTATTGGTGAACCAGGTACACAGCTTACACTTCGTACGTTCCACGCCGGTGGTGTGGCTGGTAATGCAGCTGCCAATGCAACGATTGTTGCCAAGAACGATGCTAAGATTGAATTCGATGAGCTTCGTACCGTGCCATTTGTTGACGATGATGAGAAAGAATGTCAGATGGTTGTCAGCCGTCTTGCTGAAATTCGCTTCATCGATCCTAATACTGGTATCGTACTTCTTACAGACAATGTACCTTATGGTAGTGCGCTCTACTTCAAGTCGGGTGACACTGTTAAGAAGGGTGATTTGATTTGTAAGTGGGATCCGTTCAATGCTGTTATCGTTAGTGAGTATGCCGGTGTTCTCCGTCTGCACGATGTAGTAGAAGGTGTAACCTATAAGGCGGAAACCGATGATGCGACAGGTCTTACCGAGCGTATCATTATTGACTCACGTGATAAGACAAAACTTCCGACAGTAGATGTTGTTAAGGTTGGAGCTAAGAAAGGTGCTGATGGGCTTTATGCTCCATCTGACATTCTTGGTACCTATAACCTCCCCGTAGGTGGTCACTTGGAGCAGGTACTTCTCGATGGTGCTGAGATTAAGACGGGTATGACATTCGTTAAGATTCCACGTTCTGTTGGTGGTGCTGGTGATATTACCGGTGGTCTTCCACGTGTTACTGAGCTCTTCGAGGCTCGTAACCCATCTAATCCTGCTGTCGTGTCTGAAATCGATGGTGAGATTACCATGGGTAAGGTGAAGCGTGGTAACCGTGAGATTATCGTGACTTCCAAGACAGGTGAGCAGCGTAAGTACCTTGTTAGTCTGTCTAAGCAGATTCTCGTGCAGGAACACGATGCTGTTCGTGCTGGTACTCCACTGTCTGATGGTATTACCACTCCGGCTGACATCTTGTCTATCATGGGTCCAACAGCCGTACAGGAGTATATTGTCAATGAGGTTCAGGACGTATATCGCTTGCAGGGTGTGAAGATCAATGACAAACACTTTGAGATTATCGTCCGTCAGATGATGCGTAAGGTACGTATTGACGATCCGGGAGATACAACGTTCCTTGAGCAGGAGCTTATTGATAAGCTCGACTTCGCTGAGGAGAACGACCGTATCTGGGGTAAGAAAGTTGTTACCGACCCGGGTGATTCTGAGAACTGTTATAAGGGGCAGATTCTCTCTGTGCGCAAGCTGCGTGATGAGAATTCAAGCCTCAAGCGTCGTGACCTCAAGCTCGTTCAGGTGCGTGATGCCGTACAGGCAACAGCTACCCAGATTCTTCAGGGTATCACACGTGCTGCCCTCGGTACGAAGAGCTTTATGAGTGCTGCTTCCTTCCAGGAGACAACAAAGGTACTCAACGAGGCTGCTCTCCGTGGTAAGAGCGATAACCTTGAGGGAATGAAGGAGAACGTTATCTGCGGTCACCTCATTCCTGCTGGTACTGGTCTTCGCCAGTGGCAGAAACTCGTTGTCGGTTCACAGGAGGAGCATGAGCGTATGGAGGCTAACAGGAAGAATGTCCTTGATTATGCTAATCAGGAAGTAGCAGAGGCGACGCAGGAGTAA
- the rpoB gene encoding DNA-directed RNA polymerase subunit beta, with product MALENKPRVNFASVKSPYPYPDFLDVQLKSFRDFLQLDTPPEERKNDGLYKVFAENFPITDTRNNFVLEFLDYYVDPPRYTIDECLERGLTYSVPLKAKMKLYCTDPDHEDFGTFIQDVFLGTIPYMTSNGTFVINGAERVVVSQLHRSPGVFFGQGVHANGTVLYSARIIPFKGSWIEFATDINNVMYAYIDRKKKLPVTTMLRAIGYESDRDILQIFDLCEEVKVNKKNMKAAIGRKIAGNVMKSWTEDFVDEDTGEVVSIERNEVVVERETVITEENVDEILDSSVSTILLHKDEEAASKYSIIFNTLAKDPSHSEIEAVNYIYRQLRNADAADDASAREVFQNLFFSDKRYDLGEVGRYRINKKLNLDTDMDVRVLTKDDIIEIIKYLISLINSNATVDDIDHLSNRRVRTVGEQLANQFSIGLARMNRTIRERMNVRDSEVFQPTDLINAKTISSVINSFFGTNPLSQFMDQTNPLAEVTHKRRLSALGPGGLSRERAGFEVRDVHYTHYGRLCPIESPEGPNIGLISSLCMYAKINDLGFIVTPYRRVSDAKVDMDNKDVLFLTAEEEEDQIIGQGNAPLNADGTFIRNFVKCRQDADYPVVAPDSVALIDVSPQQIASVSAGLIPFLEHDDGHRALMGCNMMRQAVPLLHNDAPIVGTGLEKQVCEDSRTMITAEGEGVIEYVDATTIRILYDRTEDEEFVSFEPALKEYRIPKFRRTNQNMVVDLRPICEKGQRVKKGDILTEGYATENGELALGRNLVVAYMPWKGYNYEDAIVISERMVREDVLTSVHVDEYSLEVRETKRGVEEFTADIPNVSEEATKDLDDNGIIRIGARVEPGDIMIGKISPKGESDPSPEEKLLRAIFGDKAGDVKDSSLKANPSLSGVVIDKKLFSRAIKTRESKRLDKVTLAKIDEEQEAKINDLKELLVDKLLELTEDKVSEGVKDYSDAEIITRGSKFTVAALMNLDYEGIQSNGWTDDEHTNFLIQKLIMNYIRKYKQMDAELKRKKFAITIGDELPSGVLQMAKVYIAKKRKIQVGDKLAGRHGNKGIVSKVVRTEDMPFLEDGSPVDLVLNPMGVPSRMNLGQIFEAILGAAGHKLGVKFATPIFDGAKLSDLKEWTDKAGLPNLCSTYIYDGETGEKFDQPATVGITYFLKLGHMVEDKMHARSIGPYSLITQQPLGGKAQFGGQRFGEMEVWAIEAFGASHVLQEILTIKSDDVVGRSKAYEAIVKGEPMPTPGIPESLNVLLHELRGLGLSIKLD from the coding sequence ATGGCATTAGAAAATAAACCCAGAGTAAATTTCGCCAGCGTTAAGAGTCCGTACCCATATCCGGATTTCCTCGATGTGCAGTTGAAGTCTTTCCGTGACTTCTTACAGCTGGATACTCCGCCTGAGGAACGCAAGAATGATGGTTTGTATAAGGTGTTTGCAGAGAACTTCCCTATCACCGATACGCGTAATAATTTCGTCCTTGAGTTCTTGGATTACTATGTTGACCCACCAAGATACACTATTGATGAGTGTTTGGAACGTGGCTTGACATACAGTGTACCTTTGAAGGCAAAGATGAAGCTGTATTGTACTGATCCTGATCATGAGGACTTCGGTACATTTATTCAGGATGTATTCCTGGGAACAATTCCTTACATGACCAGTAATGGTACTTTTGTGATCAATGGTGCTGAGCGTGTTGTGGTTTCTCAGTTGCATCGTTCTCCGGGTGTGTTCTTCGGTCAGGGTGTCCATGCTAATGGTACTGTTCTCTACAGTGCACGAATTATCCCGTTTAAGGGTTCATGGATTGAGTTTGCTACTGACATCAATAATGTCATGTATGCTTATATTGACCGTAAGAAGAAGCTGCCTGTAACCACTATGCTTCGTGCTATTGGTTATGAGTCTGATCGTGACATCCTTCAGATATTTGATCTCTGTGAGGAGGTGAAGGTCAACAAGAAGAATATGAAGGCAGCTATCGGTCGTAAGATTGCTGGTAATGTGATGAAGTCTTGGACTGAAGACTTTGTTGATGAGGATACCGGTGAGGTCGTTTCTATCGAGCGTAACGAGGTTGTTGTTGAGCGTGAGACTGTCATCACAGAAGAGAATGTTGATGAGATTCTTGACAGCTCTGTTTCTACAATCCTGCTCCATAAGGATGAAGAGGCTGCGAGCAAGTACTCTATCATTTTCAATACACTTGCCAAAGACCCGAGCCACTCGGAGATTGAGGCAGTAAACTATATTTATCGTCAGTTGCGTAATGCTGATGCTGCTGATGATGCAAGTGCACGTGAGGTATTCCAGAACCTCTTCTTCTCAGACAAACGTTATGATTTGGGTGAAGTAGGTCGTTATCGTATCAACAAGAAGTTGAATTTGGATACGGATATGGATGTACGTGTACTGACAAAGGACGATATCATTGAGATTATCAAGTATCTTATCAGCCTTATCAATTCAAATGCAACGGTTGATGATATTGACCACCTGTCAAACCGTCGTGTTCGTACTGTAGGTGAGCAGCTGGCTAATCAGTTCTCTATCGGTCTTGCACGTATGAATCGTACAATCCGTGAGCGTATGAACGTTCGTGACAGCGAAGTGTTCCAGCCAACGGATCTGATTAATGCAAAGACCATCTCAAGTGTCATCAACTCATTCTTTGGCACTAATCCATTGAGTCAGTTCATGGATCAGACCAACCCGTTGGCTGAGGTAACTCACAAACGTCGTCTTTCGGCGCTTGGTCCTGGTGGTCTGTCTCGTGAGCGTGCAGGTTTTGAGGTGCGTGACGTTCACTATACCCACTACGGCCGTCTTTGTCCTATTGAGTCTCCTGAAGGTCCTAACATCGGTTTGATTTCTTCACTTTGTATGTATGCAAAGATCAATGATCTTGGTTTCATCGTGACACCATACCGTCGTGTGAGCGATGCTAAGGTTGATATGGACAACAAGGATGTTCTGTTCTTGACAGCAGAGGAGGAAGAGGATCAGATTATCGGACAGGGTAATGCACCATTGAATGCTGATGGTACATTTATTCGCAATTTTGTTAAGTGTCGTCAGGATGCAGACTACCCTGTTGTTGCTCCAGATTCAGTAGCTCTCATTGACGTTTCACCGCAACAGATTGCTTCTGTATCAGCAGGTCTGATTCCATTCTTGGAGCATGATGACGGTCACCGTGCGTTGATGGGATGTAACATGATGCGTCAGGCTGTTCCATTGCTTCACAATGATGCTCCTATCGTTGGTACTGGTCTTGAGAAGCAGGTGTGTGAGGATTCACGTACGATGATTACTGCAGAAGGCGAAGGTGTAATCGAGTATGTTGACGCTACAACCATCCGTATCCTCTATGATCGTACAGAGGACGAGGAGTTTGTAAGTTTCGAGCCTGCCTTGAAGGAATATCGTATTCCTAAGTTCCGTCGCACCAACCAGAATATGGTTGTTGACCTCCGTCCTATTTGCGAGAAGGGTCAGCGTGTGAAGAAGGGTGATATTCTTACAGAGGGTTATGCTACAGAGAACGGTGAGTTGGCATTGGGTCGAAACCTTGTTGTTGCTTATATGCCTTGGAAAGGTTACAACTATGAGGATGCTATTGTTATCTCTGAGCGTATGGTCCGTGAGGACGTATTGACCTCAGTTCACGTTGACGAGTATTCTCTTGAAGTTCGTGAAACCAAGCGTGGTGTTGAGGAGTTCACTGCAGACATCCCTAACGTAAGTGAGGAAGCTACTAAGGATCTTGACGATAATGGTATTATCCGTATCGGTGCTCGTGTTGAGCCTGGCGATATCATGATTGGTAAGATTTCGCCTAAGGGCGAGAGTGATCCTTCACCAGAGGAGAAACTTCTCCGTGCAATCTTCGGTGACAAGGCTGGTGACGTGAAGGATTCTTCACTGAAGGCAAATCCTTCATTAAGTGGTGTTGTTATCGATAAGAAGCTCTTTAGCCGTGCCATCAAGACACGTGAAAGCAAGCGACTGGACAAAGTTACACTTGCCAAGATTGATGAAGAGCAGGAGGCTAAGATCAACGATTTGAAGGAGCTGTTGGTTGACAAGTTGCTTGAGTTGACAGAAGATAAAGTCTCAGAGGGTGTCAAGGACTACTCTGATGCAGAGATTATCACCAGGGGCAGCAAGTTTACCGTTGCAGCGTTGATGAACCTCGACTATGAGGGCATCCAATCAAATGGCTGGACAGATGATGAGCATACCAATTTTCTTATCCAGAAGTTGATTATGAACTACATCCGCAAGTACAAGCAGATGGATGCTGAACTGAAGCGTAAGAAGTTTGCCATCACTATCGGTGATGAACTTCCTTCGGGTGTTCTTCAGATGGCAAAGGTTTACATTGCCAAGAAACGTAAGATTCAGGTAGGTGATAAACTTGCTGGTCGTCACGGTAACAAGGGTATCGTTTCAAAGGTTGTACGTACAGAGGATATGCCGTTCCTGGAGGATGGTAGTCCTGTAGACTTGGTGCTGAACCCAATGGGTGTGCCTTCACGTATGAACCTTGGTCAGATTTTCGAGGCTATCCTCGGTGCCGCAGGTCACAAGTTGGGTGTTAAGTTTGCAACTCCTATCTTCGATGGTGCCAAACTTTCTGACCTGAAGGAGTGGACGGACAAGGCTGGTCTGCCAAATCTCTGTTCAACCTACATCTATGATGGTGAGACAGGTGAGAAGTTCGATCAGCCAGCTACAGTGGGTATCACTTACTTCTTGAAACTTGGTCACATGGTTGAAGATAAGATGCACGCTCGTAGCATTGGTCCGTACTCATTGATTACCCAGCAGCCACTTGGTGGCAAGGCACAATTTGGTGGTCAGCGTTTCGGAGAGATGGAGGTCTGGGCTATTGAGGCTTTCGGAGCATCTCATGTTCTTCAGGAAATCTTGACAATTAAGTCTGATGACGTTGTTGGTCGTTCAAAGGCTTACGAGGCTATCGTTAAGGGTGAGCCAATGCCAACTCCAGGTATTCCAGAGTCACTGAACGTGCTGTTGCATGAACTTCGTGGTCTCGGTCTGAGCATCAAACTTGATTAA
- the rplL gene encoding 50S ribosomal protein L7/L12, with the protein MADVKAIAEELVNLTVKEVNELATVLKDEYGIEPAAAAVAVAGPAAAAAGSAAEEKTDFDVVLVEAGANKLKVVKAVKEACGLGLKEAKDLVDGAPSTLKEGMAKAEAENLKKTIEAEGAKVELK; encoded by the coding sequence ATGGCAGACGTAAAAGCTATTGCAGAAGAGTTAGTAAATCTTACTGTTAAGGAAGTAAATGAGTTGGCAACTGTCCTCAAGGACGAGTATGGTATCGAGCCTGCAGCTGCAGCTGTTGCTGTTGCTGGTCCTGCTGCAGCTGCTGCAGGTAGTGCAGCTGAGGAGAAGACTGACTTCGACGTAGTTCTCGTTGAGGCTGGTGCTAACAAGCTCAAGGTTGTTAAGGCTGTTAAGGAGGCTTGTGGTCTCGGTTTGAAGGAGGCTAAGGATCTCGTTGACGGTGCGCCTTCTACATTGAAGGAGGGCATGGCTAAGGCTGAGGCTGAGAACTTGAAGAAGACTATCGAGGCTGAGGGTGCTAAGGTTGAGTTGAAGTAA
- the rplJ gene encoding 50S ribosomal protein L10, with protein sequence MKKEVKDTIITELGEKIKSYPHFYLVDVTGLNAEATSALRRKCFKSEINMVVVKNKLLHKAFEASDVDFEPLYGSLKGNTAVMFTQTANVPAKLLKEYKKEGIPALKAAYAEESLFVGAEKLEELAALKSKNEVIADVVALLQSPAKNVVSALQSGAGTIHGVLKTLGERPE encoded by the coding sequence ATGAAGAAAGAAGTAAAAGATACAATTATCACTGAACTCGGTGAGAAGATCAAGAGCTATCCTCATTTCTATCTGGTTGATGTAACTGGTTTGAATGCAGAGGCTACAAGTGCTCTCCGCCGTAAGTGTTTCAAGAGCGAAATCAATATGGTTGTTGTGAAGAACAAACTTCTTCACAAGGCTTTTGAAGCTTCAGATGTAGATTTTGAACCACTGTATGGTTCTTTGAAAGGTAATACAGCTGTTATGTTCACTCAGACTGCTAATGTGCCAGCAAAGTTGTTGAAGGAGTATAAGAAAGAAGGTATTCCTGCTCTCAAGGCAGCTTACGCAGAGGAATCTCTGTTCGTTGGTGCAGAGAAACTCGAAGAACTTGCAGCTCTCAAGAGCAAGAATGAAGTTATTGCAGACGTTGTGGCATTGCTGCAGTCTCCAGCAAAGAACGTTGTTTCTGCTCTCCAGTCAGGTGCTGGCACCATCCACGGTGTGCTTAAGACTTTAGGCGAGCGTCCTGAATAA
- the rplA gene encoding 50S ribosomal protein L1, with translation MSKLTKNQKSVAEKVEAGKAYSLEEAAKLVKEITTTKFDASVDIDVRLGVDPRKANQMVRGVVSLPNGTGKVTRVLCLCTPDQEAAAKEAGADYVGLDEYVEKIKGGWTDVDVIITMPSCMGKLGPLGRVLGPRGLMPNPKSGTVTMDVAKAVKEVKQGKIDFKVDKAGIIHTSIGKVSMTAEQICGNAKEFISTVIKLKPAAAKGTYIKSIFISSTMSKGVKIDPKSAE, from the coding sequence ATGAGTAAACTGACAAAAAATCAGAAATCAGTAGCTGAGAAGGTTGAAGCAGGGAAGGCATATTCATTGGAAGAGGCAGCAAAGTTGGTAAAAGAAATAACCACTACTAAGTTTGACGCTTCTGTTGACATTGATGTGCGCCTCGGTGTTGACCCACGCAAGGCTAACCAGATGGTTCGTGGCGTTGTGTCACTGCCAAATGGTACCGGTAAGGTTACACGCGTTCTCTGTCTCTGTACACCTGATCAGGAAGCTGCCGCTAAGGAAGCTGGTGCTGATTACGTTGGTCTCGACGAATACGTTGAAAAGATCAAGGGCGGATGGACTGATGTTGATGTCATCATCACTATGCCATCATGCATGGGTAAGTTAGGTCCTTTGGGTCGTGTACTTGGTCCTCGTGGCTTGATGCCAAACCCAAAGAGCGGTACTGTGACTATGGATGTTGCTAAGGCAGTAAAGGAAGTAAAGCAGGGTAAGATAGACTTTAAGGTTGATAAGGCTGGTATTATCCATACCTCAATCGGTAAGGTTAGCATGACTGCTGAGCAGATTTGTGGTAACGCTAAGGAGTTCATCTCTACTGTTATCAAGCTGAAGCCTGCTGCTGCTAAAGGTACATATATCAAGAGTATCTTTATTTCAAGCACAATGAGTAAGGGTGTCAAGATTGATCCTAAATCAGCTGAATAA
- the rplK gene encoding 50S ribosomal protein L11 — protein MAKEVAGLIKLQIKGGAANPSPPVGPALGSKGINIMGFCKEFNARTQDKAGKVLPVVITYYNDKSFSFIIKTPPAAVQLMEAAKVKGGSGEPNRKKVASVTWEQVRAIAEDKMPDLNCFTVESAMKLIAGTARSLGITVKGDFPGK, from the coding sequence ATGGCTAAAGAAGTAGCTGGATTAATCAAATTACAGATTAAAGGTGGCGCTGCAAATCCTTCCCCCCCAGTAGGTCCTGCATTGGGTTCTAAGGGTATCAATATCATGGGATTCTGCAAGGAGTTCAACGCCCGTACCCAGGACAAGGCTGGTAAAGTTCTTCCAGTCGTAATTACTTACTACAACGATAAGTCTTTCAGCTTCATTATCAAGACTCCTCCCGCAGCTGTACAGCTCATGGAGGCTGCTAAGGTGAAAGGCGGATCAGGAGAGCCAAACCGCAAGAAGGTTGCATCCGTAACTTGGGAGCAGGTAAGGGCTATCGCAGAAGACAAAATGCCAGACCTCAACTGTTTCACGGTAGAGAGTGCAATGAAACTTATTGCTGGTACTGCTCGTAGTTTGGGTATCACTGTAAAAGGGGACTTCCCTGGTAAATAA